The following are encoded together in the Zingiber officinale cultivar Zhangliang chromosome 8A, Zo_v1.1, whole genome shotgun sequence genome:
- the LOC122011066 gene encoding uncharacterized protein LOC122011066: protein MLEETLSEQNEMRNEIKQLTQRLENSEKHQKMQDNQIAQSVSRAQGTFPGKPYLNPVEHCNRIELRSRRTMGDPQITTQKELDLEKEHSLLPFNQTQNRDGEEATEKVEETLQAAPQNQTIPFPQKLIASHKDEEFSQFLKKIKEICIEVPLIDALRQTPKFAKFLKGILSNRRQKGDFETVALIENYSALLMVNPPQKLQDPVSFSILCRIGLELIPRAFCDLGASVSLLPYSLCKKLSLRNIKLTTMALQLADHSCRYPMGIVEDVLVEVGGCIVPTDFIILDMEEDPKIPIILGRPFLATV, encoded by the coding sequence ATGCTTGAGGAAACTCTCTCAGAGCAAAATGAGATGAGAAATGAGATCAAACAATTGACTCAGAGGCTGGAAAACTCTGAAAAACACCAGAAAATGCAAGACAACCAGATAGCTCAGTCCGTCTCGAGAGCACAGGGCACATTCCCAGGGAAACCATATTTAAATCCAGTGGAACATTGCAACCGCATTGAACTGAGGAGCAGACGTACTATGGGAGATCCCCAAATCAccactcagaaggagcttgacTTAGAGAAAGAGCACTCTCTCCTGCCGTTTAATCAGACTCAAAACAGGGATGGAGAAGAGGCTACTGAGAAGGTTGAAGAAACTCTTCAAGCTGCCCCACAAAATCAAACGATCCCTTTTCCTCAGAAGCTTATAGCATCCCACAAAGACGAAGAGTTTAGCCAATTCCTAAAGAAGATCAAAGAAATCTGTATAGAAGTACCATTGATAGATGCGCTGCGCCAAACGCCGAAGTTCGCAAAGTTTCTAAAGGGAATATTATCTAATAGAAGGCAGAAGGGCGACTTCGAGACTGTAGCATTAATAGAAAATTACAGCGCCCTCCTTATGGTGAATCCCCCACAGAAGCTTCAGGATCCAGTAAGTTTCTCTATACTGTGCAGAATTGGTCTTGAACTCATACCAAGAGCTTTCTGCGACTTAGGGGCTAGCGTCAGCCTACTTCCGTACTCCTTATGCAAGAAGCTGAGCCTCCGGAACATAAAATTAACCACCATGGCACTGCAATTAGCGGACCACTCATGCAGATACCCGATGGGAATAGTGGAAGATGTGCTAGTTGAAGTGGGTGGGTGTATAGTTCCCACAGATTTTATTATTTTGGATATGGAGGAAGATCCTAAGATACCGAttatccttggaagaccattccttgccacagtTTGA